The proteins below are encoded in one region of Sporosarcina sp. FSL K6-1508:
- a CDS encoding VOC family protein, with protein sequence MTKLKNIGQIGIPINDIDRAISFYKDLLELPLLFNTDTMAFFDCDDVRLMLSLPETEQFTNASSVLYFQVDDIKQSYSQMKEKGVSFIDKPHIVAKMDSTETWMVFFNDTEGNTHALMSEIAV encoded by the coding sequence ATGACAAAATTGAAAAATATTGGCCAGATTGGCATACCTATAAATGATATCGATCGGGCTATTTCATTTTATAAAGATTTGCTTGAACTACCACTTTTATTCAACACGGATACAATGGCTTTCTTCGACTGCGATGACGTCCGTTTAATGCTTAGTCTGCCCGAAACAGAACAATTCACAAACGCAAGTTCAGTCCTTTATTTTCAAGTAGATGACATCAAACAAAGCTATAGTCAGATGAAAGAAAAAGGAGTTTCATTTATCGATAAACCGCATATCGTCGCAAAAATGGACTCCACAGAAACGTGGATGGTGTTTTTCAATGATACTGAGGGGAATACGCATGCGCTGATGAGTGAAATAGCAGTATAA
- a CDS encoding GNAT family N-acetyltransferase yields the protein MDVLYSGSLKEGHPFYIRRLYLEDLEAILHVQKEILHVLDNPSSLSSLSKKEYEYILTGGGKMVGVFADGWLVAFRALLVPGADEEHLGSDVGLDSTELGSVIYQEISNVSPRYRGHRLQKIMAEVLMEQLRKEDYKYVCATVAPFNIASLKDKFAQQMEIAALKKKYGGLLRYVFVKQLHREGEERKEEQFIPMQDTKSQQDLLEDGWRGTDISGGPDGWLVRYCK from the coding sequence ATGGACGTTCTTTATAGTGGTTCGTTGAAAGAAGGTCACCCGTTTTATATACGAAGATTGTATTTGGAAGATCTTGAGGCGATTTTACATGTACAAAAAGAAATACTCCATGTCCTTGATAATCCAAGTTCATTATCTTCACTGTCAAAAAAAGAGTATGAATATATTTTGACCGGCGGCGGTAAGATGGTAGGAGTATTTGCAGATGGCTGGCTTGTTGCATTCCGTGCGCTACTTGTGCCAGGTGCGGATGAAGAACATCTCGGTTCAGATGTGGGACTCGATTCAACAGAATTGGGCTCTGTCATTTACCAGGAAATATCGAATGTATCCCCTCGGTATCGTGGACATCGCTTGCAAAAGATTATGGCGGAAGTTTTAATGGAGCAATTGAGAAAAGAGGACTATAAATATGTCTGCGCGACAGTGGCACCATTCAATATTGCAAGTTTAAAGGACAAGTTTGCACAGCAGATGGAAATAGCCGCGTTAAAAAAGAAGTATGGCGGATTGTTGCGTTATGTTTTTGTAAAACAACTTCATAGAGAAGGGGAAGAGCGGAAAGAAGAGCAATTCATCCCAATGCAAGATACTAAATCTCAGCAAGATCTTTTAGAAGATGGGTGGCGAGGAACAGACATTTCTGGAGGCCCTGATGGATGGCTAGTGCGTTATTGTAAATAG
- the mgtE gene encoding magnesium transporter, translating to MAHKDLENGIPTALIQVLKDGKKETFHEIIKELKPFDIANQYKHLPVKHRPLFLEFLTLDELTGLLRHLSQDDQLHALRTIGPARSTDILDLMKNDDLAFLLSGLSQNETDALIAEMKQEEMDIIRQIMNYPQKTAGRVMTNRFVWIHQSYSVERAVKKLKSYSALAEYLNYLYVIDDDKKLIGVVSYRDLLLAEPNAKIEKIMSQNVVKVGVLTKQEEVAKIIGRYDFISMPVTDDEGVLLGIITVDDVLDIVVREANEDIEMLLASGKAIDFRTKPLVAARRRLPWLILLLFIGLVSGSIISRFEATLEAVVALAFFMPMIAGMTGNTGTQSLAVVVRGLVSEDLDTKKMLKLIFRELLVGIIIGIVCSVVISIIAYTWQGSFVLGLVVGSSLLITLIIGTLAGTIIPLILHKFKVDPAVASGPLITTINDILSLLIYFGIATMFISKLM from the coding sequence TTGGCTCATAAAGATCTTGAGAACGGCATCCCAACTGCGTTAATTCAAGTATTGAAAGATGGAAAAAAAGAGACGTTCCATGAAATCATCAAGGAATTAAAACCGTTCGATATTGCAAACCAGTATAAACATTTACCTGTGAAACATCGGCCATTATTTTTAGAATTCCTTACATTGGATGAATTAACTGGATTATTACGCCACTTATCACAGGATGATCAGCTTCATGCTTTACGAACAATCGGGCCTGCCCGTTCTACGGATATTTTAGACCTTATGAAAAATGATGACCTTGCCTTCCTGTTATCTGGACTCTCCCAAAATGAGACGGATGCATTAATTGCTGAAATGAAACAAGAAGAAATGGACATCATCCGGCAGATCATGAATTACCCGCAAAAAACTGCCGGTCGTGTAATGACAAATCGTTTCGTATGGATTCATCAATCGTATTCAGTGGAGCGTGCAGTGAAAAAACTGAAGAGTTACTCTGCACTTGCAGAGTACTTGAATTATCTGTATGTCATTGACGATGACAAAAAACTTATCGGTGTTGTCTCTTACCGCGATCTGTTACTTGCAGAACCCAACGCTAAGATAGAAAAAATCATGTCACAGAACGTCGTGAAAGTAGGCGTGCTGACCAAGCAAGAAGAAGTAGCTAAAATTATTGGTCGTTACGATTTCATCTCCATGCCGGTCACTGATGACGAAGGTGTTCTGCTCGGTATCATCACGGTGGATGACGTCCTTGATATTGTCGTCCGGGAAGCAAACGAAGATATTGAAATGCTACTCGCCTCCGGGAAAGCAATTGACTTCAGAACGAAACCGTTAGTCGCTGCCCGAAGACGTTTGCCATGGCTAATTTTACTGCTATTCATTGGACTTGTTTCCGGCAGCATTATCTCTCGTTTTGAAGCGACGCTTGAGGCCGTTGTCGCGCTCGCCTTCTTCATGCCTATGATTGCCGGCATGACCGGAAATACTGGAACACAATCACTTGCTGTCGTCGTGCGTGGCCTTGTTTCTGAAGATCTTGATACGAAAAAAATGTTAAAACTTATTTTCCGAGAACTGTTAGTCGGCATTATTATCGGTATTGTATGTTCCGTTGTTATTTCGATTATTGCTTATACTTGGCAAGGCAGTTTTGTACTTGGCCTTGTTGTCGGCTCTTCTTTACTTATCACACTTATTATCGGAACGCTGGCGGGGACTATCATTCCGCTTATCTTGCACAAATTCAAAGTAGATCCTGCAGTTGCATCGGGTCCGCTTATTACTACCATCAACGATATATTGTCGCTTTTGATTTATTTCGGAATTGCGACGATGTTCATTTCAAAATTGATGTAA
- the dacB gene encoding D-alanyl-D-alanine carboxypeptidase/D-alanyl-D-alanine endopeptidase: MKKSQLLKLLGVLVVVVTIVLFVNRFNDKDNQNHTTAPDITAVPVAKIDIPREPYDFHAIDEILNDPRLQGATATLSIREASTGNIIYSHLGDTRVHPASVMKLLTGAAALETLGEEHMFKTELYMDGQVKDGVLRGNLYLKGRGDPTLTQNDLKAFVSELKAKGISSIAGNVYGDDTWYDDIRLSQDLNWSDEPYYTGSQVSALTLSPNDDYDAGTVIVEVTPSKKSGQAGKVAMVPANNYLTIVNKTQTIAKKGSKSITVERQHGSNTLIVSGTIPLGAKKIRSWSSIWEPTDYAATIFKDAIEQQGITFVGTPKVERKRVSKGATLLTSKKSIPLKELFIPFMKLSNNGHAEVLVKEMGRTMGGEGSWDKGLSVVEGTLANLGVDTKNMLLRDGSGMSHKNLVTANEVTKLLYTAQTKPWYPAFQKALPVAGNEERFVGGTLRNRMKGTAAAGNVQAKTGALNGVTALSGYVKTKDGEKLAFSIMINNYLNDTTPEILDRIAIILASYQSK; encoded by the coding sequence TTGAAAAAAAGCCAACTATTGAAATTGTTAGGTGTACTAGTGGTCGTTGTAACGATTGTCTTGTTTGTAAATAGATTTAACGACAAGGATAACCAGAACCATACTACCGCCCCGGACATTACTGCAGTGCCTGTTGCTAAAATTGATATCCCCCGTGAACCGTATGATTTCCATGCTATTGATGAAATTCTGAACGACCCTAGACTGCAAGGTGCGACAGCTACGCTGAGTATACGTGAGGCATCTACCGGAAATATTATCTATTCCCATCTAGGCGATACACGAGTCCATCCCGCCTCCGTTATGAAGTTACTGACAGGTGCGGCGGCGCTTGAAACACTTGGAGAGGAGCATATGTTCAAAACCGAGTTGTATATGGATGGACAAGTGAAGGATGGCGTACTGCGTGGCAATCTCTATTTAAAAGGGAGAGGCGACCCGACGTTGACACAGAATGATCTGAAGGCATTCGTATCCGAGTTAAAAGCGAAGGGAATCAGCTCTATCGCTGGAAACGTATACGGGGATGACACTTGGTATGATGACATAAGACTATCCCAAGATCTGAATTGGTCCGACGAACCCTATTATACAGGCTCCCAAGTGTCCGCACTGACACTGTCGCCAAATGACGATTATGACGCGGGCACGGTCATCGTTGAAGTAACCCCTTCTAAGAAATCGGGACAAGCGGGGAAAGTCGCCATGGTACCGGCGAATAACTACCTGACAATCGTCAACAAGACGCAAACAATAGCTAAAAAAGGCAGTAAGAGCATTACAGTTGAACGGCAACATGGCTCCAATACTCTCATCGTTTCCGGGACGATTCCGCTAGGCGCAAAAAAAATACGCAGCTGGTCATCGATCTGGGAACCGACAGACTATGCGGCAACTATTTTCAAGGATGCAATCGAACAACAAGGCATTACTTTTGTGGGGACACCGAAAGTCGAGCGTAAAAGAGTTTCCAAAGGGGCCACATTACTGACGTCAAAAAAATCAATACCGCTAAAAGAATTATTCATCCCCTTTATGAAATTAAGTAATAACGGACATGCCGAAGTACTGGTCAAAGAGATGGGACGTACGATGGGTGGAGAAGGCAGTTGGGATAAAGGGCTTTCAGTCGTAGAAGGTACGCTCGCTAATCTGGGGGTTGACACAAAAAACATGCTACTTCGCGATGGATCAGGTATGTCCCATAAAAATCTCGTCACGGCGAATGAAGTGACAAAACTGCTCTACACAGCACAGACAAAACCATGGTATCCAGCATTTCAGAAGGCGCTCCCCGTAGCGGGAAATGAAGAACGGTTTGTTGGAGGGACATTGCGCAATCGCATGAAAGGGACAGCGGCAGCGGGTAATGTCCAAGCCAAAACGGGAGCATTGAACGGAGTTACCGCGTTGTCGGGCTATGTTAAAACAAAAGACGGAGAAAAACTTGCGTTTTCTATTATGATTAATAACTATTTGAATGACACGACGCCTGAAATTCTAGACAGAATTGCTATTATACTTGCGAGTTATCAGTCAAAGTGA
- a CDS encoding transporter substrate-binding domain-containing protein produces the protein MGKLKSLFLLLTVSMLVLSACGTKKDAGEEKSDGDGSYELMKKGSLTFAASGVYKPFNFEEKGELTGFDIEIGEAIADKMGLKPNPVTNPFETIMQGLIGKKFDAIIGSMAYTKERAKQANFTEPYYYSGGMIFVSEDNTDIMSDADLKGKKIGVVAQSTYEKPAQTLSDDIQYYSSDVVALKDLTIEGRLDAVITADIVGYEAIDNDFKIKEVGKPLWVEQPSIAVRPDNDALREAIDKALKEIIEDGTYEEISKKWFDRNLLDLDLEGVELLE, from the coding sequence ATGGGGAAGTTGAAATCATTATTTCTATTGTTGACTGTTTCAATGCTCGTATTATCGGCATGCGGGACCAAGAAGGATGCCGGAGAAGAAAAAAGTGACGGCGACGGAAGCTATGAACTTATGAAAAAAGGAAGTCTGACGTTTGCCGCAAGCGGCGTTTATAAGCCATTTAACTTTGAGGAAAAAGGGGAATTAACTGGTTTTGATATCGAGATTGGTGAGGCGATTGCTGACAAGATGGGTTTAAAACCAAACCCTGTGACAAATCCTTTTGAAACAATCATGCAGGGACTCATCGGTAAAAAGTTCGATGCAATCATCGGATCGATGGCTTATACAAAAGAGCGCGCAAAACAGGCAAACTTTACTGAGCCTTATTACTACTCAGGCGGAATGATTTTTGTATCGGAAGATAATACGGACATAATGTCCGACGCTGATTTGAAAGGCAAAAAGATCGGAGTTGTGGCTCAATCTACATACGAAAAGCCGGCACAAACCCTTTCGGACGATATCCAATATTACAGCAGTGATGTTGTTGCACTGAAGGATTTGACTATAGAAGGTCGTCTCGATGCGGTTATCACGGCTGATATTGTTGGCTATGAAGCAATTGATAATGATTTTAAAATTAAGGAAGTCGGAAAGCCGCTATGGGTAGAGCAGCCATCCATCGCCGTCCGACCTGACAATGATGCATTAAGAGAAGCAATTGATAAAGCGTTGAAAGAAATAATTGAAGATGGCACGTATGAGGAAATATCGAAGAAATGGTTCGATCGGAATCTGCTAGACCTTGATCTGGAAGGTGTGGAGCTTTTAGAATGA
- a CDS encoding amino acid ABC transporter permease — MPEIFTTLYEVFIRTYPGFLKAALITLEITAIALVLGTALGIIFALMKISKSKILQAIANLYITLIRGTPLIVQIMFLYYGITNIVILSNFWAGAIALGIHNGAYIAEIFRGAIQGIDRGQEEASLAVGMNRRQAMRRIIFPQALRRAIPPLGNQFIITMKDSSLVYVIGVSEMFGLANREAAASFQPFETFLVVGVYYLVLVLIFSALLKWYEKKLDVDSI; from the coding sequence GTGCCAGAGATATTTACAACACTTTATGAGGTATTCATACGAACGTACCCAGGTTTTTTAAAGGCAGCACTTATCACCTTGGAAATTACAGCAATTGCCCTCGTGCTGGGTACTGCACTAGGTATCATCTTTGCTTTAATGAAAATATCCAAATCAAAAATTTTGCAGGCAATCGCAAACCTGTATATTACACTAATCAGGGGGACTCCGCTGATTGTCCAAATCATGTTTCTCTATTACGGAATTACGAATATCGTCATCCTTTCGAATTTCTGGGCCGGTGCAATTGCGCTGGGTATTCATAATGGTGCTTATATCGCGGAAATTTTCCGGGGCGCCATACAGGGAATTGATCGCGGGCAAGAAGAAGCAAGTCTTGCGGTTGGTATGAACCGTCGGCAAGCAATGCGGAGAATTATTTTTCCGCAAGCGCTTCGCCGTGCGATTCCGCCACTTGGAAATCAGTTCATCATTACCATGAAAGATTCATCACTTGTATACGTTATCGGTGTTTCGGAAATGTTCGGACTGGCAAACAGGGAGGCGGCAGCATCATTCCAACCCTTTGAAACATTCCTGGTCGTCGGAGTGTATTATCTTGTACTCGTGCTAATCTTCTCTGCACTGCTGAAATGGTATGAGAAAAAGCTGGATGTTGACAGTATATGA
- a CDS encoding amino acid ABC transporter ATP-binding protein, with protein MIKTKNLHKSFDDLEVLKGIDLDVEAGEVVVLIGVSGSGKSTLLRCLNFLEMPNEGEITIDGRLVDLKKEDLSNVRAEVGMVFQHFNLFPHKTVLENITEAPIIVKKIKKERAEKEALVILEKVGLSDKADVYPSKLSGGQKQRVAIARALAMEPKALLFDEPTSALDPELVGEVLQVMQDLANDGMTMVVVTHEMKFAKEVADRIVMLDEGCIIENADPHTFFNHSTNERTRQFLEMVDV; from the coding sequence ATGATTAAAACAAAAAACCTCCACAAGTCATTCGACGATCTTGAAGTGCTAAAAGGAATCGACCTTGACGTGGAAGCTGGGGAAGTTGTCGTACTCATTGGAGTCAGCGGCTCAGGTAAAAGCACGTTGCTTCGCTGTCTGAACTTCCTTGAAATGCCCAATGAAGGTGAAATTACAATTGATGGACGACTAGTCGATCTGAAGAAAGAGGACTTATCGAATGTGCGTGCCGAAGTAGGTATGGTATTCCAGCACTTTAATCTTTTCCCACATAAGACAGTGCTTGAAAACATAACGGAGGCACCCATCATTGTCAAAAAGATCAAGAAGGAACGGGCAGAGAAGGAGGCGCTTGTTATCTTGGAAAAAGTCGGCTTGTCTGATAAAGCAGACGTCTATCCAAGCAAATTATCAGGCGGTCAAAAACAGCGTGTCGCCATCGCCCGTGCACTCGCGATGGAACCAAAAGCGCTCTTGTTTGACGAACCAACATCAGCGCTTGACCCCGAACTTGTCGGAGAAGTGCTCCAAGTAATGCAAGACCTCGCAAATGATGGAATGACGATGGTCGTCGTCACTCATGAAATGAAATTTGCAAAAGAAGTAGCAGACCGGATTGTTATGCTGGACGAAGGCTGTATTATTGAAAACGCAGATCCGCATACATTCTTCAACCATTCGACCAACGAACGGACGCGCCAATTTTTAGAGATGGTTGACGTATAA
- the rluF gene encoding 23S rRNA pseudouridine(2604) synthase RluF yields MRINKYLSEAGIVSRRGADKWIEDGRITINGLPAELGSKVEAGDEVHADGKLVKTEEQLVYLALNKPVGITSTTERHIKGNVVDFINHPLRIFHIGRLDKDSDGLLLLTNDGDIVNEILREENGHEKEYIVTVDQPITKEFIRQMESGVPILDTVTKPCKVKQLGPRKFNMTLTQGLNRQIRRMCSALGYNVRKLQRTRIMNIHLGDLPNGQWRDLTKEELSEMFKMLNYEPKR; encoded by the coding sequence ATGAGAATCAATAAATACTTAAGCGAAGCCGGAATCGTCTCCCGCCGTGGAGCAGATAAGTGGATTGAGGATGGACGCATTACAATTAACGGACTCCCTGCTGAGTTAGGCAGTAAGGTCGAAGCTGGTGACGAAGTTCATGCAGACGGGAAACTTGTGAAGACTGAGGAGCAACTCGTCTATCTCGCACTTAACAAACCCGTTGGCATTACAAGCACGACAGAACGTCATATCAAAGGCAATGTTGTCGACTTCATCAACCATCCGCTGCGTATTTTCCATATCGGACGCCTCGACAAAGACTCGGATGGGCTTCTTCTTCTTACAAATGACGGCGATATCGTCAATGAAATCCTGCGCGAAGAGAATGGCCATGAAAAGGAATATATTGTTACGGTCGATCAGCCAATTACAAAAGAATTCATCAGGCAGATGGAGTCAGGCGTCCCGATTTTAGATACAGTGACAAAACCATGCAAAGTTAAACAACTTGGACCACGTAAATTCAACATGACATTGACGCAAGGTTTAAATCGCCAAATCCGCCGCATGTGTTCTGCACTCGGCTATAATGTACGGAAACTGCAACGAACGCGGATTATGAACATCCATCTAGGTGACCTGCCAAATGGTCAGTGGCGCGACTTGACCAAAGAAGAACTGTCGGAAATGTTCAAGATGTTGAATTATGAACCGAAACGCTGA
- a CDS encoding anthranilate synthase component I family protein encodes MSREQTSLRTTMKKLNGDSLTPILIFRRMQGQRKFLLESSSKHEGSGRYSFLGMDPLKSYSGRNGRLDEHVYATGKKYVHEGDLFVLLKRLMPRVTDDIEFPFTGGAVGYVGYGAGSDRVTRSYDDMGFPDVNFNIYETIIIFDHVLNEVILLHTEINPEQSTPDLDALAESILSGPEKEESAFALSDYSCSVTQQQFEDLVRGAKEYIEQGEAEQIVLSRRLVADFNGDPFSLYRKLRKRNPSPYMYYMEFDDHIVVGTSPESIVSVSNGKVMTNPIAGTRRRGIDKAEDIALEKELLADPKELSEHDMLVELGRNDLKKVCLPDSVQVTSYMEVVRYEHVMHIVSEAEGILSPVLHSLDALTACLPAGTVTGTPKKRAMELIDELEKMDRGIYGGAIGYIGFNGNMDFALTIRTMVVKDGKAYVQAGAGIVQASDPTAEFMETVNKAKSLLEVVN; translated from the coding sequence ATGAGTAGAGAACAGACGAGTTTACGGACGACAATGAAGAAATTAAATGGGGATTCGTTAACTCCCATATTGATTTTCAGAAGAATGCAGGGTCAACGAAAGTTTTTATTAGAAAGTTCTTCGAAGCATGAGGGTTCTGGGCGATATTCTTTCCTTGGGATGGATCCCCTGAAATCCTACAGCGGACGCAATGGAAGACTTGATGAACACGTTTATGCTACGGGCAAGAAATATGTACACGAGGGCGATTTGTTTGTGCTGTTGAAACGATTGATGCCGCGAGTTACGGATGATATTGAATTTCCTTTCACAGGCGGAGCGGTCGGCTACGTCGGTTACGGGGCGGGTTCCGACAGGGTGACGCGTTCCTACGATGATATGGGATTCCCGGATGTTAATTTCAATATTTATGAAACCATTATTATTTTCGATCATGTGTTGAATGAAGTGATATTGCTGCATACAGAAATTAATCCAGAACAAAGTACGCCTGATTTGGACGCATTGGCAGAAAGTATATTGTCCGGACCAGAAAAAGAAGAGTCAGCTTTTGCGCTATCGGATTATAGCTGTTCTGTCACGCAACAACAGTTTGAAGACTTGGTACGCGGTGCAAAAGAGTATATCGAGCAAGGAGAAGCAGAGCAAATCGTGCTGTCTAGACGTTTAGTAGCGGACTTTAACGGTGATCCGTTTTCATTATACCGAAAGCTAAGAAAACGGAATCCTTCACCTTATATGTATTATATGGAATTTGATGATCACATCGTTGTGGGCACATCCCCGGAAAGTATCGTGAGTGTATCGAATGGCAAAGTGATGACGAATCCGATTGCAGGGACACGCCGGCGCGGTATAGATAAGGCGGAAGATATAGCACTTGAAAAAGAGTTGTTGGCGGATCCGAAAGAACTTTCGGAACACGATATGTTGGTCGAGCTTGGACGGAATGACTTGAAAAAAGTGTGCCTTCCAGATTCGGTTCAAGTCACGAGTTATATGGAAGTCGTCCGTTACGAGCATGTTATGCATATTGTATCGGAAGCAGAGGGAATATTGTCTCCCGTGTTGCATTCATTGGACGCGTTAACGGCATGTCTTCCGGCGGGTACGGTAACAGGTACACCGAAAAAACGAGCAATGGAATTGATTGATGAATTGGAGAAAATGGACCGGGGTATTTACGGGGGAGCAATCGGTTATATCGGCTTCAATGGCAATATGGATTTTGCGTTGACGATTCGAACGATGGTCGTGAAAGACGGAAAAGCTTATGTTCAGGCAGGAGCAGGCATCGTTCAAGCGTCAGATCCGACAGCGGAATTCATGGAGACGGTCAACAAAGCCAAGTCTTTATTAGAAGTTGTTAACTAA
- the trpD gene encoding anthranilate phosphoribosyltransferase — translation MRGFVRRVEMGEHLMYEEMVEASKLMFDEQTESQDVVDFLVALSQKEETAHEVAALAAVMKSFALRVNVARETFMDNCGTGGDGSNTFNISTASAFVLAGAGASIAKHGNRKVSSAAGSSDVLEALGVHIDFSLDETIELLQQEGITFLYAPNVHPKMKRIGAIRQQIGKPTIFNLVGPLTNPIPLKTQFTGINRPDFTMEYASVLRMLGRERAIVVSGAGGMDEASLAGQNAFVLLDKGDLIPFSLTADDVGLGYAPISAIRGGDAKENAATIRAVFNGRRGPHFDTVVFNAGIGLFANGRAGTIQEGVKQATDSILSGKALQKLDAVVAFSSKIGIKAVAR, via the coding sequence ATGAGAGGTTTTGTTAGACGAGTAGAGATGGGCGAGCATTTGATGTATGAAGAAATGGTGGAAGCTTCTAAGTTGATGTTCGATGAACAAACAGAATCGCAGGACGTAGTCGATTTCCTAGTTGCATTGTCACAAAAAGAAGAAACAGCCCATGAAGTTGCGGCTCTTGCTGCAGTCATGAAATCATTTGCACTTCGAGTAAATGTTGCGCGGGAAACATTTATGGATAACTGCGGAACAGGCGGGGATGGCTCAAATACTTTCAATATCAGTACGGCGTCCGCGTTCGTTTTGGCGGGAGCGGGAGCATCTATCGCTAAGCATGGTAATCGGAAAGTTTCGAGTGCTGCAGGAAGTTCAGATGTATTGGAAGCCCTTGGCGTTCATATAGACTTCAGCTTAGATGAAACCATCGAACTGCTTCAACAGGAAGGGATCACCTTCTTATATGCACCAAATGTTCATCCGAAAATGAAACGAATCGGAGCAATCCGGCAGCAAATTGGCAAGCCGACAATCTTCAATCTGGTAGGGCCTTTGACAAATCCAATCCCATTGAAAACACAGTTCACGGGTATTAACAGACCGGACTTCACGATGGAATATGCATCCGTATTGCGCATGCTTGGTAGAGAGCGGGCAATTGTCGTATCGGGAGCGGGTGGAATGGACGAAGCGTCACTTGCGGGACAAAATGCATTTGTTCTTCTTGATAAAGGCGATTTGATCCCATTTTCGCTGACAGCAGATGATGTGGGGCTTGGATATGCCCCAATTTCAGCTATACGTGGAGGCGACGCGAAGGAAAATGCAGCAACAATTCGGGCGGTTTTTAATGGACGACGCGGTCCTCATTTCGATACGGTCGTTTTTAATGCAGGCATCGGATTATTTGCAAATGGGCGAGCAGGGACAATTCAAGAGGGCGTCAAACAGGCGACTGACAGTATTTTATCTGGAAAAGCGTTGCAAAAGCTCGATGCTGTTGTAGCATTCAGTTCGAAAATCGGTATAAAGGCGGTGGCAAGATGA
- the trpC gene encoding indole-3-glycerol phosphate synthase TrpC, with translation MTILDEILQEKRREVQQLLTQPSVLREGRPSRPSLFKRLYNTEHLQVIAEMKRASPSKGLIAEGADPVAQAISYYNADAACISVLTDSHFFKGSFEDLAAVADNVPIPLLCKDFIVHTVQIDHAKSAGASVILLIVAALTDEELSNLHAYAVASGLEVLVEVHDGAELKRAIAIDAKLIGVNNRDLHTFKVDLKKTEEIAALFPFDEERVLISESGIWETEDALFVADAGASAVLVGESLMRSGAVDIAIHSLQVALSRAVR, from the coding sequence ATGACGATTTTGGATGAAATTTTACAAGAGAAACGACGTGAAGTACAGCAATTGCTAACACAACCGAGCGTGTTGCGGGAAGGTCGACCATCGCGCCCTTCTTTATTCAAAAGACTATACAACACAGAGCATTTGCAAGTCATTGCAGAAATGAAGCGTGCATCACCTTCCAAGGGACTTATCGCGGAAGGTGCGGATCCAGTTGCACAGGCTATTTCTTACTATAACGCGGACGCAGCGTGCATATCTGTATTGACGGATAGTCATTTCTTTAAGGGTTCTTTCGAGGACTTAGCAGCCGTGGCGGATAATGTTCCGATTCCATTGCTATGCAAAGACTTTATTGTCCATACCGTACAGATTGATCATGCAAAAAGTGCTGGTGCATCTGTCATTCTACTGATTGTTGCTGCTCTCACGGATGAAGAACTCAGCAATCTACATGCCTATGCTGTGGCATCTGGACTCGAAGTACTTGTGGAAGTACATGACGGAGCAGAACTGAAACGTGCAATCGCCATCGACGCGAAACTGATAGGCGTCAACAATCGGGATCTTCACACATTTAAAGTCGATCTAAAGAAGACTGAGGAGATTGCAGCTCTGTTTCCATTTGATGAGGAACGTGTGCTCATTAGCGAAAGCGGTATCTGGGAAACAGAAGATGCGTTATTCGTTGCGGATGCCGGTGCAAGTGCAGTCCTAGTGGGCGAATCGCTTATGCGAAGCGGTGCAGTCGATATAGCCATCCATTCACTTCAAGTCGCGTTATCCAGAGCAGTCCGATGA